The nucleotide window CTCGCGCGAGGCCTGGTTCGGGTCCAGGAACGCGCCTCCCGCCTGCGCGTCGGCGGGCGCCGGGGCCGGGGCGGGAGCGGGTGCCGCGCCCGGGGCGGCCGCCGGAGCGGGCGCCGGGGCGGCGGTCTCGGTGTCCTCCCCGGCGTCGCCCCCGCAGCCGGCGAGGACGAACAGGGAGGCGCCGACGAGCGATTGAAGTCGGATGCGGTTCATCTTCTCTCCTTGGGTGATTCCTGAGCGCACGACGGAGCCGGGCTCCGTCATGCCGAAGCGGCGCCCTTCCCCGCCCCGACCTCCGGCGGCGGGCGGCGGCGCAGGGCCGGGTGCCGGTAGGTGAAGACCAGGCCCAGCAGCCCGAGCTGCGCCAGGGCGCCGGGGGCGAGCGCGGGGGTGGCGCCCGTCATCGCCTTCCAGAACAGGTCCAGGCCGCCGAGCGACGGGTCGCCCTCCAGCTCGAACTCCACGTTGCCGCGGTAGTGGAGGTAGAGCCCCAGCACCCCGGCGGCGACGAAGAGCGCCATCACCGCCTGGAAGGGCCGCAGGGTGCCCGGCGCCGGCCTGAGCGCCACGGCGGCCGCGCAGGCGAACCCCACGCCGAGCGCCGCCAGCGGAACCCACTGCCACGCCGACTCGGTGTGCTCCAGCAGGAGCAGCTCGGCCACGAGCCCCACGATGCCGAGCAGCACCAGCGCCAGCAAGAGGCGCCGGACCGGTCCGGGCTCCTCCCCTCCCGCACCGCGGAGGGAGTCCCCCGGCCCGGCCGGCGCCGCGTCACACCCCGCCCTGCCTTCCGTCACGAGCCCCCCGTCTCCTGCGCCGTCTGTGGATGTGGCCCCGCGGATCGCGGCGCCGCCGTCCGCATCCAGACGTGCGAGCCGCGCGATCCGTTGGCATCCGGATGCCGGCCGGCGTGGATCGCAGAAAGCAGTCCGCCGCCGTCCGAGTCCATCACCGTGTATCATGTTTGTCCAACTACACTTGTTCAAGACCGGCGCCGGAGTTATCCTGACCGCCTCTCTCCTCCGCCGCGCGCGGCGCACCGGACCTCCCAGCCAGACCTTTCCCTGATGAGACGCTCCATCCTGTTCGCGGCCGCAGGGCTGTTCGCGCTCGCTCCGCTGGCGGGGTGCGCCCACGGCGGGACGCCCGCCCAGCGGCAGCCGACGCTGCGCGCCTTCCGCGACGACGCCGACTTCATCCGCTTCCAGCGCCGGCTCGTGCGGGAGTACCTGAAGCGCATGCGCGACGAGCCGCCTCCGCCCCCTCCTCCGCCGCCGCCCCCACCGCCGCCTCCGCCCCCGCCCGCGCCGGGCGAGGCGCCCGCACCCGCCGCCGCCGCGCAGCCCGCCGCCGTCGCCGGGGCCGAGCAGGTGACCAACGTGCAGCACGCGGGCGTGGACGAGGGCGGCATCGTCAAGGTGCACGGCGACCACCTGGTGATCCTGCGCCGCGGGCGGCTCTTCACGGTCAAGATCGGCGACGACGCGCTGCAGCCCGTCTCCGCGGCCGACGCCTTCGGGCCCGACATCGATCCGAAGGGCGCCTGGTACGACGAGATGCTGGTCGCGGGCGACCTGGTGGCCGTCATCGGCTACAGCTACGAGCGCGGGGGGACCGAGGTGGGGCTCTTCCGCATCGACCCCGAGGGGCGGCTCACCTACCGCGCCACCTACCACCTGCGCTCGGGCGACTACTACTCGTCGCGCAACTACGCCAGCCGGCTGGTGGGCGGCAAGCTCGTCTTCTACGCCCCGATCCCGGCGTTCGACGACTACGCGTTCGACTACGTTGACGAGGACGGAGACGAGGCCCCCATCGATCCGTTCGCCAGCTTCCCCGCCGTGCGCCGCTGGGGCGCGGGCGACACCACCTTCCGGCGCACGGCCTCGTCCCGGCGGGTCTACCGCCCGGCCGGCCGCGTGAGCGTGGACGACGAGCTGATGCTGCACACCGTGACCGTGTGCGGCGTGGACGACGACCAGCTCGGCTGCCAGTCCACCGCCCTCTTCGGCCCCGAGGGGCGGGTGTTCTACGTGTCGCCCGCGGCGGTGTACGTGTGGACCACGCAGTACCCCGACTGCTGCGAGGACGACGACGCGCCGCCGCGCTCGGTGCTGTACCGGATGCCGCTGGACGGCTCGGCGCCCACGGGGCTGCGGGTGAGCGGCGGGCCGGTGGACCAGTTCTCGTTCCTGGAGAGCGGCGACGCTCACCTGAACGTGCTGGTGCGCTCCGACGGCGGGGGCGAGGGGATGTGGGGGTCGGAGTGGTCCGAGGGCCGGCCGGCGCTGCTGCGCGTGCCGCTGGCCAGCTTCGGCGACGGGAGCCGCGCCGCCCCGGCCGAGCGCTACCGTCCGCTGCCGTCTCCCGGCGGCGGCTCATTCCAGAACCGCTACGTGGGAGACTGGCTCCTCTACGGCACCGGCAGCGGCTGGGGGCGGCCGCATCAGGTGAGCGGATCGGACCTCTTCGCGGTGCGCTGGGCGGGCGGCGGCGACGCATACCCGCTGGTGCTTCCCCACGGCGTGGACCGCATCGAGGCGATGGGCTCGGGCGCGGTGGTCATCGGCACCGACGGGCGCGACCTGCACTTCAGCGGCGTGCGGCTGGGCGAGCGCGCCGAGATGGCGCACCGCTACACCCGCGCCGGCGCCTCGCAGGGCGAGACGCGCAGCCACGGCTTCTTCTACCGCCCCGACGGCCAGGACACGGGGCTCCTGGGGCTGCCGATCCGCGGCCCCGGGCGTCCCGGCTCCGCGCAGCTGCGGCACGGCTCGGCCTCGGTGCTCTTCCTGCGCAACGAGGCCTTCCGCCTGCGCGAGCTGGGCGACCTGGCCGCGGGGGAAGAAGCCCCGGACGACGGGTGCCGGGCGTCGTGCGTGGACTGGTACGGCAACGCGCGGCCGCTCTTCCTGCGCGGGCGCATCTTCGCCCTGCTCGGCTACGAGCTGGTGGAGGGGCGCGAGGACGGCGGGCGCATCCGCGAGGTGCGCCGCGCGAGCTTCGCGCCCCGCCGCGCGGAGGCGTCGCGGCAGTAGGACGCCGGCACCAGACGGCACGAGAGCGGCCCCGGTCCACCCGACCGGGGCCGCTTCTTCGCCTCGGAGCGAGGATCAGGCTAGAGGCACCGGTAGGTGCACCGGTTGCACGTGTACGCGCAGGTGCCGCCCTGCTGGCACGTGGCGATGTAGCCGAGGCCGTCGCACGTGCCGACCTGGCTCCAGTGGCCGCGCACGGTGCCGCGCGCGGAGGGTTCCGGCCTGGTGGTCTCGAACGTCTCCACGTGCAGGCGCTCCAGGTCGAGCCTGATCTTCTTCATCGCGGGGTCTCCGGGCGGAAGGGGAGAGGGAGGACGGTGCGGAGGCGCACCAGCGTCATCCCACATAAAAACCCTAATCCGCCACGATTCGCAAAGCAAGTGGAAGTCACCGTCTTCCGCGCCGGAAGCATCGAGCCTCAGGCAGAGCCAGCGGAGAAAACCCCTGCCGACTCTGCTGATACCAGATTCCACAATCGATTGTGCAATCTCGTACGGAAACAAAGAAGATGTCATCCTGAGGAAGCGTCCGCCGATCCTCGCGTCTACACCGATGCCTGGACGCTTCCGGAGGATCTATGGCCGGTACCGCGTAGATCTTCGCAGTGCGGGCCATAGATCCTTCGGCCTGCGAGCATTCGCGCGGACGCGGCTACGGTCTGGCCGGCCTCAGGATGACACCTTTTCTGTAATGCACATTCAGTCTCAGGAACTGGTATGACTCTGCGTGAGAAAAGTGGTTGAAGCTTCGCGGGGTTTGCGAGGCTTTCCGCGGTTGTTGCCGCGCCGCCGCGCCTTCAGTCGCCCTTGGCAGTGCCCATCACCTCCACGCTGTGCGCGCCGAAGGAGCGGCCGAGCGCCGCCACCTCGCGCTCGTGCCTCGGGATCAGGCGGCGCGCGGTGCGGCCGGAGACGCGGTCGGACAGCGGGCTCGCGAAGAGCTGGCGCACGGCGGCGAAGGGGCCCAGCGACCGCGGCACGAACACCTTCCGCCTGCGCTTCTCGATCCCCTCCACGAACGCCGCAGCACATTCCTGCACGGAGGTGACGGAGCCGAACGGCCCGGGGAGCGTGCGCAGCATCTCGTCGAAGCTCTCCAGCTCGCGCCGCGGGTCGCGCACCATGTCGGTGTCGATCCAGCACGGGTGCGCCACGCCCACGCGCACGCCCTTGTGCGCCACCTCCAGCCGCAGCGAGTTGCCGAAGAACTCCACCCCGCTCTTGCTGGCCGCGTACGCCGCGAGCCCCGGCGGCGCCACGAGCGCCGCGGCCGAGGACACCAGCAGGTAGTAGCCCTGCCGCTCGGTCACGTGCGGCAGCGTGGCGCTCACCGTCCGCACCACGCCGATCAGGTTCACCTCGATGGTGCGCACCAGCGCCTCCACCGGCGCCACCGCCACCGTGCCGTTGCTGGCGATCCCGGCGTTGGCGACCACCACGTCGATCCCGCCCAGCGCCTCCACCGTCCCCGCCACCGCGCGGCCGAGCGCCGCCTGGTCGGTGACGTCGCACTCGAACCAGGCGTGGCCCGGCCCCAGCTCGCCCGCCAGAGCGGCCAGCCGCTCCGGCTCCAGCCCCACCAGCGACAGCCGCGCCCCCTTCGCCGCGAGCTGCCGCGCCGTCTCCTCTCCGATGCCGCGCGCGGGGCCGGTGACCAGGACGACCTTGCCGGGGATGGGGTAGCGCATGGAGAAGCCTTTCTATTCGGGATGCGCCCTTGTCAAAGGCGCCTGAAGGCGCGGCAACAACAGCGAGAAGCCTGCCTTCGCAGGCTGGTTCCGCGCATTTCTCGGCTTCGGCGCGTCAGGCGGGGCATCCGCAGATGCCCAACGGAGGCCGGCGAACGAGCCGAACGCCGCGCCCGCACCGAAGGAGCCCGCGCAGGCGGGCTTTTCGCCGTTGTTGCCGCGGGTTCACCCGCCCCCGGCCACCCCATCCAGCAAATCCCGCCAGTCGCGCGCGATCCGGATCATCGCCTGGCGGGCGGCGGGGGTGACGCCGGTCATGTGCACGAAGCCGTGGCCGAGGCCGGGAAAGCGCACCAGCCGCGCCGGCGTCCCCGCCGCCCGCAGCGCCGCGGCGTACGCCTCGCCCTCGTCGCGCAGCAGGTCGAAGCCGGCGGTGACCACCAGCGCCGGCGGCAGCCCGGAGAGGTCGTCCGCGTAGAGCGGCGACACGCGCGGGTCGTCGCCCGCCACGCCGGTGCGGCCCAGGTAGTGGTGCGTGAACGCGGCCCGGTCGGCGTGGCTCAGGAAGTAGCCGTCGCCGAACAGCGCCTTCGACGGCCGCTCCCGCCCGGCGTCCTCCGTCGGGGGGTAGATCAGCAGCTGCGCGGCGGGCGGCGCTCCCTCGCGCGTGGCGAGCCGCGCCACGACGGCCGCCAGGTTGCCCCCCGCGCTGTCCCCGCCCACCGCCACGCGCGCCGGGTCGGCGCCGAGCTCCGCCGCGTGCGCCCGGGCCCAGCGGAGCGCCGCCCGCGTGTCGTCCAGCGCCGCGGGAAAGGGGTGCTCGGGCGCCAGGCGGTACTCCACGCTCAGCACGTGCACCCGGCCGTCGCGGCAGAGGATGCGGCACGGCGCGTCGTGCGTCTCCAAGTCGCCGATGGTGAAGCCGCCGCCGTGCAGGTACACCGTCAGCGGCGCCACACCCTCCCCCGCCGGCGGCGCGTAGTGGCGGACGCGCAGCGGGCCGGCGCCGCCCGGGATCTCGAAGTCGCGCACGGCGCCCACCGGCGTCTTCCGCCCCGTGAAGGCCACGGCCTCGCGCCGGTAGCGCGCCCGCGCCTCGTCCAGCGTCGGCTCGCAGAGGCCCCACGGGTTGCGCCTGCGCCGCAGCGCGCGCACCAGCTGCACGTGCGGGTCGAGCGTCTGCCCGTCCACCACCACCGGCGGCTCGCCCGAGAGCCGCGCCTGGAGCGACGGGGGCAGGCGCGCGAGCCCCTGCGTCAGGATGCGCAGGAGGTGCTCGCCCAGCCGGACCGGGTCGTCGTGCCTGGTCAGCATCCGGCCCGCGCGGAGACGGCGGCCGGCAGCTCCCGGCGCGCGGGATGGGTCACGTAGTCGTCTCCGGCGAAGCGCGCGGCGCGGCGGCGGTAGCGCCAGGTGACGTCGGGCCAGAGGGTGGAGTTGCGCCCCGTGGGGTCCAGGTACCAGCTCCGGCACCCGCCCGAGGTCCACACCGTCCCCTCCATCCGCCGGTCCACCTCCGCCACGAACGCCGCCTGCGCCTCGGGCCGCGGCTCCAGCGCGCCGGCGCCGCTCCGTTCCATGTGCTCGAGCGCGCCCAGCACGTGCTCGATCTGCGCCTCGATCATGTAGACCACCGAGGTGTGGCCCAGGCCGGTGCTCGGGCCCATCAGCATGAAGAGGTTGGGGAACCCGGCCACGCCGATCCCCAGGTGCGCCTTCGGGCTCCCCGCCCACGCCTCGGCGAGCGTGCGGCTGCCGCGCCCGCGCACGTGCCCGGCGAGCGGCGGGTCCGTCGGCCGGAAGCCGGTGCCGAAGACGATGGCGTCCACCTCGCGCTCCACGCCGTCGCCCGACACGATCGAGCGCTCCCGCACCTCCGCGATCCCCTCCGTCACCACCTCCACGTTCGGCCGGGCGAGCGACGCGTAGTAGTCGTCGGAGAGGAGCACGCGCTTGCACCCCAGCGTCCAGTCGGGGGTGAGCTTGGCGCGCAGCGCCGGGTCGGGGACGCTCTTGCGCAGGTGGCGCAGGGCCACGCGCTGGGCCAGCCGCATCGCCCGCGGATGGCGGAAGCCCAGCACCATCCCCTCGCGCATCAGGTAGATCGCCCCGCGCGCCAGGCGCTGCGCGGCGGGGAAGCGGCGGAAGAGGCGGCGCTCGAAGCCGCTCAGCGGCCGGTCGTGGTGCGGCAGCACCCAGGCCGGCGTGCGCTGGAAGAGGTGCAGCTTCGCCACCTTCGGCTGGATGGCGGGGACGAACTGGATGGCCGACGCGCCGGTGCCGATCACCGCGACGCGCTTCCCGACGAGATCGAAGTCGTGGTCCCACCGCGCGGAGTGGAAGACGCGGCCCTGGAACCGCGCCAGCCCCGGCAGGTCGGGGATCGAAGGGTCGCTGAGCGCGCCCTGCGCCATCACCAGCACCGAGGCGGTGACCGGGCCGCGCGACGTCTCGATCCGCCAGCGCTGCGCCCGGTCGTCCCACGCGGCTTCCCGCACCTCGTGGTGGAAGCGCACGTGCGGGAGGATCTCGAACTCCTCGGCGCAGCGCTCCAGGTACGCCCAGATCTCCGGCCCCGGCGAGAAGCTGCGGGTCCACTCCGGGTTCGGCGCGAAGGAGAACGAGTACAGGTGCGACTGCACGTCGCAGGCGACGCCGGGATAGGTGTTGTCGCGCCAGGTGCCGCCGACGCGGCCGGCGCGCTCCAGCACGACGAAGTCCTCGATCCCCCGCTCCTTCAGCCGGATCGCCGTCCCCAGCCCGCCGAACCCCGCGCCGATGATCGCGATCCGCGCGTGCACGCCGCTGTCGCCGAACTCCAATCGACCCTCCTCTGGAATGGATGCGATCTCGGATCTTACTCGATGCGGCGCGGAGCCGGCAACGTTCTGGATTCTGATGTAAGACGAAGAGCTGACACGGAGTTCAACAGGGGAAACCAGGGGTGTTCTCCACGCCGCCGGGGTCGCGAGGGGCACGCGCATGAGCCGCGCGGACGTGCTCGAGCGCGATCCTCGTAACGCCGTCGAAGGTGACGACCGGCCGATCGGTAGAGGCCAACGCGAAGGCGGAGTGCGCGCCGTAGCAGGCCCGCGACTCGAGTCGCCAAGCTCGCCCGCGGATCCCGTGGGGAGACCGCGCACGACGGCATCGCTCGCGATCTCCGGAAAACAGGCGGCCCCGTCGGGCAGTTCCGGCGGGGCCGCATCCGGCAGACGTGCTCTCCCTCAGACTCCGTTGCATCCCCCGCACACCAGCGTGAGCTCCGTAAAGCGGGTGGGATCAAAACCGCACCCGGCCGGGCAGGTGTAGTCGCACGAGGGTTCTGTCTCTCCGTAGGTGGGGCCGCAGTGGCTCTGGCTGGGTGGATTGTAGGCCGCCACGGTTCCGCGGTGGCCGTTGCTGGGGCCTGTTTCGAACGTCGTCACTCGTAACGCGTCGAGTGTCAGCTTCAACTTGCGCATGGTGAACCTCCGCGAATCGTGGGTGCAACGATCTCCGGCCACTCCGGCTCGTTAGACGACAATATAGTCCGGAGGTCGGCGCCGCGCCAAGCTCCGTGTCCCTCTGCGTCCCTCGAACCTGAAGTGCTGTGGATCACCGTGGTTTGCGAACCGCCCCGGTCCGGCGTACAATCGCCCGTGGACCCCCGACGAACGCGAGCATGCCTCTTCCCAAGCGCTACACCCCCGAGACGGCCGAGCCCGAGCTGGAGCGGTTCTGGAGCGAGACCGGCGTGTACCACTTCGACCCCGGCGCGGACCGCCCGGCCTTCACCATCGACACGCCGCCGCCCACCGTCTCC belongs to Longimicrobium sp. and includes:
- a CDS encoding alpha/beta hydrolase, which gives rise to MLTRHDDPVRLGEHLLRILTQGLARLPPSLQARLSGEPPVVVDGQTLDPHVQLVRALRRRRNPWGLCEPTLDEARARYRREAVAFTGRKTPVGAVRDFEIPGGAGPLRVRHYAPPAGEGVAPLTVYLHGGGFTIGDLETHDAPCRILCRDGRVHVLSVEYRLAPEHPFPAALDDTRAALRWARAHAAELGADPARVAVGGDSAGGNLAAVVARLATREGAPPAAQLLIYPPTEDAGRERPSKALFGDGYFLSHADRAAFTHHYLGRTGVAGDDPRVSPLYADDLSGLPPALVVTAGFDLLRDEGEAYAAALRAAGTPARLVRFPGLGHGFVHMTGVTPAARQAMIRIARDWRDLLDGVAGGG
- a CDS encoding beta-propeller domain-containing protein, whose product is MRRSILFAAAGLFALAPLAGCAHGGTPAQRQPTLRAFRDDADFIRFQRRLVREYLKRMRDEPPPPPPPPPPPPPPPPPPAPGEAPAPAAAAQPAAVAGAEQVTNVQHAGVDEGGIVKVHGDHLVILRRGRLFTVKIGDDALQPVSAADAFGPDIDPKGAWYDEMLVAGDLVAVIGYSYERGGTEVGLFRIDPEGRLTYRATYHLRSGDYYSSRNYASRLVGGKLVFYAPIPAFDDYAFDYVDEDGDEAPIDPFASFPAVRRWGAGDTTFRRTASSRRVYRPAGRVSVDDELMLHTVTVCGVDDDQLGCQSTALFGPEGRVFYVSPAAVYVWTTQYPDCCEDDDAPPRSVLYRMPLDGSAPTGLRVSGGPVDQFSFLESGDAHLNVLVRSDGGGEGMWGSEWSEGRPALLRVPLASFGDGSRAAPAERYRPLPSPGGGSFQNRYVGDWLLYGTGSGWGRPHQVSGSDLFAVRWAGGGDAYPLVLPHGVDRIEAMGSGAVVIGTDGRDLHFSGVRLGERAEMAHRYTRAGASQGETRSHGFFYRPDGQDTGLLGLPIRGPGRPGSAQLRHGSASVLFLRNEAFRLRELGDLAAGEEAPDDGCRASCVDWYGNARPLFLRGRIFALLGYELVEGREDGGRIREVRRASFAPRRAEASRQ
- a CDS encoding NAD(P)/FAD-dependent oxidoreductase, which gives rise to MEFGDSGVHARIAIIGAGFGGLGTAIRLKERGIEDFVVLERAGRVGGTWRDNTYPGVACDVQSHLYSFSFAPNPEWTRSFSPGPEIWAYLERCAEEFEILPHVRFHHEVREAAWDDRAQRWRIETSRGPVTASVLVMAQGALSDPSIPDLPGLARFQGRVFHSARWDHDFDLVGKRVAVIGTGASAIQFVPAIQPKVAKLHLFQRTPAWVLPHHDRPLSGFERRLFRRFPAAQRLARGAIYLMREGMVLGFRHPRAMRLAQRVALRHLRKSVPDPALRAKLTPDWTLGCKRVLLSDDYYASLARPNVEVVTEGIAEVRERSIVSGDGVEREVDAIVFGTGFRPTDPPLAGHVRGRGSRTLAEAWAGSPKAHLGIGVAGFPNLFMLMGPSTGLGHTSVVYMIEAQIEHVLGALEHMERSGAGALEPRPEAQAAFVAEVDRRMEGTVWTSGGCRSWYLDPTGRNSTLWPDVTWRYRRRAARFAGDDYVTHPARRELPAAVSARAGC
- a CDS encoding SDR family oxidoreductase, with product MRYPIPGKVVLVTGPARGIGEETARQLAAKGARLSLVGLEPERLAALAGELGPGHAWFECDVTDQAALGRAVAGTVEALGGIDVVVANAGIASNGTVAVAPVEALVRTIEVNLIGVVRTVSATLPHVTERQGYYLLVSSAAALVAPPGLAAYAASKSGVEFFGNSLRLEVAHKGVRVGVAHPCWIDTDMVRDPRRELESFDEMLRTLPGPFGSVTSVQECAAAFVEGIEKRRRKVFVPRSLGPFAAVRQLFASPLSDRVSGRTARRLIPRHEREVAALGRSFGAHSVEVMGTAKGD